From the Streptomyces sp. NBC_01216 genome, the window CGGCGCCGGTCGGCCGGCGGCCGGTCGCGAGCAACGAGGGAGCAGAGCTGGTGGCGGGGAAGCGGAAGACCAACCCGGCGGGGTCGACGAACAACTACCGCGGCGACGTGCTGCGCGTGCTCGGAGCGCTGAAGGTCGCGACAACGGATCAGATCCAGCGGATCGGCGCTCCGCACCTGACGTTCCGGCACGCCGACAAGGAGACCCCGTCGAAGCAGAAGCAGGCCCGTACCGCCTCGCACACGGCCGCGCTCTCCGACCAGCGGGGGCACGGCCTGTCCGAGAACGGCGGCTCCACCGAGACCGGCGAGACCCTGCGCAACCTGACCCCCAGGGGGCCTGCAGGCCGCCTCCTACGAGCTGAACCGGCCGGCGGGGGAGAGAGATGGGCTCCACCGCGCGCGGCGCGGGCTCGTCAGGGGCCTCCGACCCGATGGCCGTCAACGAGACGGTGATCGCGATGCTGCGCCCGAAGCCGAACATGGCCAGGCTCACCGTCGACCCGCCGCACGTCCAGGCCGCCGTCGACTATCCGGACGGCATCGGCACGATCGCCTCGCTCTGGACCGAGGTCCCGCTCCCGGCGACCGGCACGTGGAACGCGCCCGGCAAGGGCGGCGCCCAGGCCGACATCGTGCTCACCGCCCCGCAGGACGAGGTGCCGCTGCTGTTCATCGAGGTCGACAACTGCCACGAGACCGCCGAGGAACTCGCCGACAAGCTGGAGAAGTACGCCCGCTTCTTCAACCGGAAGGTGAAGGACACCGACGGCCGCGAGCGCCCGATGTGGCGTACGCGCTGGACGGTCCCCGAGGGCCGGTACGGCGATACGCCGCATCCGCCACGTGCTGCTGGTGTTCAACCGCGTCGGCGAGCGCAACCCCAACCACACCGTCCCGCGCCTGCAAGAGCTGACCCGCCACCTGTGGCAGGGGGAGCGGCAGCGCGGCGGTCACCACTTCTACGACGGGAAGATCCCGATCATCGCGACCGGGCTGAATCAACTGTGCCAGCATGGTCCGGCCGGCCCGGTGTTCTTCCGCTTCGGACGCGACCATCCGCAGCCGCTCCTGGAGGCGATCGGCAACCCGCGCCGCGAGGCCGCCGACATCCGCGAGCAAGAGGAGGACCAAGCCCGGGCGGCGCAGTACCAGGCGCAGGTGTGGCGGGCAGCCCAGGAGCCGGCCGCGAAGCAGGCAGCCGAGCGCGAGGCCCGCCGTCCCTTCTGCACCGGCTGCGGGACGCCCGGCTGCGACCGGCCGGGGACGCGGTCCACGCCGCGGTCCTCACCGCGCTGAAGAGCCTCGCCCGGCGCGTCAAGGAACTCACCGCCGAACATCAGGCCCTGACCCGGGCCCTGGACAGTGAGGTCACCGCCAACAACTCCGGGCTGCGGGCCGCCTACGGCGTCGGTCCCGACACCGCTGCCCAGCTGCAGGTCACGGCCGGAGGCAATCCCGAACGCCTGCGGACCGAGGCGTCCTTCGCCGCCCTCTGCGGAGTCGCCCCCGTTCCCGCCTCCAGCGGCCGCACGAACCGGCACCGCCTCTCACGAGGCGGCGACCGGGCAGCCAACGCCGCCCTCTACCGCATCGCCCTGGTCCGCATGTCCAGCGATCCCCGCACCCGCGACTACGTGGCACGGTAGACCGCCGCCGGCCGAACCAAGAAGGAGATCATCCGACTGTTGAAGCGGGCCATCGCCCGGGAGATCTTCCGCTGCCTGACCACCACGGTCACCGTCCCGGGCATCGCCGACCTGCGTCCCTTGAGGCAGTCGAAGAACATCACCCTCACTGCGGCGGCCCGCCACTGCGGCGTCTGGCCCGCCACGATCTCCACCCTCGAACGCGGACTCCGCCGAGACAACGACCTCGCCAACACCTACCGCGACTGGCTCACCGCCGCTTGACAGCCAATAGGAGCATCAGCGGCGGCCAGTTGGGTCATCTCGGAGCAGGCGGCGGTGAGCCGTGCCAGGAGATCGTGATGTTCGGCCTTTGCCCGCCGGGTGGGTGTATCCAACAGCGCGGGCTCGCTGTGGTTCATCAAGGCTGGACGCATGCTCCTGCCGGACAAGCTCATCGACGACCGCTACCTCACGCAGGACGACCGCATTGCGATCGCCGAAGGACTGCTTGCCGGCCGTACTCCCGGGCCGATCAGCCAGGAGATCGGCAAGCACCGCTCCACCGTCTACCGGGAGCTTCGCCCCCCCGACATCGGCTTCACGGCCGCCGCGAACACGACGGTCGCGACGGCGGTGGCATGTACGGCAAGAGCGCGGCGGACGCCGTTCCCGCCGCGTTCCGGGAGCCGGGGGCTCCCCGGGGTCGTCTGACGCAGTGCGGCCCGGAGTCGGCCGATCCGCCGCCTCCGGGCCATGTCAGTGGAGAGGCGCGACCTGTGCCGCACGCATGGATGGTTGACCGCGCGAGGGTGTCGGCAAGGCGAGGTGCCGACGCCGATCTGAGTGGCCGTCAGTGGCAGGCGCACTCCAGAGAGATCAATTGTGTATATGATGATATATTAAGAGATATGTCGGGGTAGGGAATTCTCTGCGGATGAGGCGGTGTGCGCTTGTCCTGCCGCCCCGGGGCCTCGTACCGCCGCTGGGACCATTCCTCAGGAGAAAGGCCCTCGTTGTGACGTGTAGTGACCCGGAAACCTGGCCGCGGGTCAGGCGCAGGTGGCCCAGCCCCCGCCGCGCGAAGACTCCGCCCGTACCGGTCGTCCCGGAACCCCTCGTGTGCTCACGTGCCACGCCCGCGTGGGAGAACCGCCGGAACGGCCGGCGTATCGGGGTGACAGCAACAGTGTGCGCTGTTCTCGTCGGCGCGGCGGCGCTGCCCGCCACCGCCTATTCCGCGGCCGCTCCACCCCCTTCCGGCAGGCAGGTGGCCCCGTCCGGAACCTACACGTTCGACTACACCGGGACGCCCCAGACCCTGGCGGGCGTCCCTGCCGGAGCCATCGTCACCGTTACCGCAGACGGAGCCGGTGGCGGCTCGTGCTTCGCCGGTACGGGCGGCACGGGAGCCCGGGTCACGACGACGCTACGGACCGCGTCAGTCACCACGTACACCATCAGGGTCGGTGGAACCGGTCAGCGATGCATCTTCGGCCCGGAGGGCGGCTTCAACGGTGGCGGGAGCAGTGGAGGCGGGAGCGGTGGCCCGCGAGGCTCGAGTGGAGGCGGCGCCTCCAGCGTCACTGCCGGCACGACCCTCCAGGTTGTTGCGGGCGGGGGCGGCGGGAGCGGCGGGGGGAGTGGCAGCGGCCGTGCGGGCGGGAGCGGCGGACAGCCGGACGGTGGGGCCGGAGGCGCCGGAACCGGCGAGGCCCCCGGCTCGGGCGGTGGCGGCGGTCTGACCAGCACCGGTGCCCCCGGCCCGGGGGGAGCCGGGGCGGGTGTCCAGGAGAACTGCACCAGCTTTTCCGGGGACGCTGGGACCGGTTTCGACGCGGCGACCGGCGTGGTCGGCACGGGCGGGCGCGGCGGTGACCTCGCGGGCGGATGCGCCGGAGGTGGCGGTGGAGGCGGCGGTGGAGGCGGCTACTTCGGCGGTGGCGGCGGCGGAGGAGGAGGGGACGACACGGGCGGCGGCGGTGGCGGGGGCAGCAGCTTCAGCAGCGGGACGGACACCAGCTACGGCCTGTCGACCGTCGGCACCCCGAGCAGCAACGGTCAGGTGACCGTCACCGTCACGGCCTTCCCCAGCCTGACGATCGCCAACGAGCACACCGGCCACTTCACCCATGGCAGGAACGGCGCCTACACCCTCACCGTCACGAACATCGGCAGCGCCCCCGACACCGCCGCCGACCCCACCACGATCAGGTGCGGGCGGGGCGGACTGTGAACCGTTCCGGGTTTGGTAGAGATCTCAGAGGGCATTTGATCTAGACGTATTGCCCTGTATGCCCTAATAGGTTCCTCGCCAGGTTGGTGTGGTCTCGTCCGTTATGCGCTTGGCGAGGTTGTCGATCGAGGCGATGTGGATCATTGAGCCTTTTCCAAGCTGGTTTCGTTGACCGCGAGCTGG encodes:
- a CDS encoding helix-turn-helix domain-containing protein, coding for MGVSNSAGSLWFIKAGRMLLPDKLIDDRYLTQDDRIAIAEGLLAGRTPGPISQEIGKHRSTVYRELRPPDIGFTAAANTTVATAVACTARARRTPFPPRSGSRGLPGVV
- a CDS encoding helix-turn-helix transcriptional regulator; protein product: MRPLRQSKNITLTAAARHCGVWPATISTLERGLRRDNDLANTYRDWLTAA